In Archangium violaceum, the following are encoded in one genomic region:
- a CDS encoding (deoxy)nucleoside triphosphate pyrophosphohydrolase: MTQGAAKRTVRVVAALIPQPGDGSRFLVQQRLPGGSRGLLWEFPGGKVEPGESEPEALARECREELDVRLQVGRRLWAGRHEYSDLTVELVLYLARLESGEPKTLGANALAFLTPAEMKALPFCEADIPPLEDLVAGRLDPLG, translated from the coding sequence TTGACGCAGGGAGCGGCGAAGAGGACGGTCCGCGTGGTGGCCGCCCTCATTCCCCAGCCCGGGGATGGCTCGCGGTTCCTGGTGCAGCAGCGGCTGCCCGGTGGAAGCCGGGGGTTGCTCTGGGAGTTCCCGGGCGGGAAGGTGGAGCCCGGGGAGAGCGAGCCGGAGGCGCTGGCTCGGGAGTGCCGGGAGGAGCTGGACGTGCGGCTCCAAGTGGGGAGGCGGCTATGGGCGGGCAGACACGAGTATTCGGACCTGACGGTGGAGCTGGTGCTGTACCTGGCCCGGCTGGAGTCGGGGGAGCCGAAGACGCTGGGCGCGAACGCGTTGGCGTTCCTGACGCCGGCGGAGATGAAGGCGCTGCCATTCTGCGAAGCGGACATCCCCCCCTTGGAGGATTTGGTGGCGGGCAGGTTGGATCCGCTGGGCTGA
- a CDS encoding ribonuclease H-like domain-containing protein, giving the protein MLRRTFQLIPGVGPWKEKDLWARGIQTWDDFPGNGAVLGQKLDEGARRRLELAREALARRDLKGLAAMVPQREHWRLYPEFARDAVYFDIETDGAQEQNPTVVALFDEAGLRVFIQGRNMDDLPEAMAERRLWVTFNGSCFDVPVLRQYFGKRFPTPDAHIDLRFVCRRLGMGGGLKEIEDKWGLARPPHMKGVNGWDAVLLWRAYRERGDVEALRFLVEYNLYDSFQLRSLMDKAYNRALDDLNMDSEPRVPVFERGELLYDVSRLILELGPTERDLKVLERVRAQDRDLHQD; this is encoded by the coding sequence ATGCTGCGGCGCACGTTTCAGCTGATTCCCGGCGTGGGTCCCTGGAAGGAGAAGGACCTGTGGGCCCGGGGCATCCAGACCTGGGACGACTTTCCTGGCAACGGGGCGGTGTTGGGCCAGAAGCTGGACGAGGGGGCGCGCCGTCGGTTGGAGCTGGCGCGCGAGGCCCTGGCGCGGCGCGACCTGAAGGGCCTGGCGGCCATGGTGCCACAGCGCGAGCACTGGCGGCTGTACCCCGAGTTCGCGCGCGACGCGGTCTACTTCGACATCGAGACGGATGGCGCGCAGGAACAGAATCCCACGGTGGTGGCCCTGTTCGATGAGGCGGGCCTGCGGGTCTTCATCCAGGGCCGCAACATGGACGATCTGCCGGAGGCCATGGCGGAGCGGCGGCTGTGGGTGACGTTCAACGGCTCGTGCTTCGACGTGCCGGTGCTGCGCCAGTATTTCGGCAAGCGCTTCCCGACGCCGGACGCCCACATCGACCTGCGGTTCGTCTGCCGGCGGCTGGGCATGGGCGGCGGGCTGAAGGAGATCGAGGACAAGTGGGGGCTGGCGCGGCCACCGCACATGAAGGGCGTGAACGGCTGGGACGCGGTGCTGCTGTGGCGGGCGTACCGCGAGCGCGGAGACGTGGAGGCCCTGCGCTTCCTGGTGGAATACAACCTCTATGACTCGTTCCAGCTCCGGTCGCTGATGGACAAGGCGTACAACCGGGCGTTGGACGACCTGAACATGGACTCCGAACCGCGCGTGCCCGTCTTCGAGCGGGGCGAGCTCCTCTACGACGTGAGCCGGCTCATCCTGGAGCTGGGACCCACGGAGAGGGATTTGAAGGTGCTCGAGCGGGTGCGCGCCCAGGACCGCGATCTGCACCAGGACTGA
- a CDS encoding serine/threonine-protein kinase, which produces MLARRRYAQGPAGSVIIKRLSRPVSEKQKQRLKEEVQLAYRLSHPGIAKVYQLVLHGGLPYVVMEYVDGRSLETVLSVSAMRQRPMSEAFVCHVVSEVADALHHAHTLEDELGRPLGIVHRDINPENVRVGSSGEVKLVDFGVAYSLLPGREATTASVLRGDIAYASPERMRLEKVDHRSDLFSLGLVMLELLTGRHLYDLEDVEQSAREAGPAPATLAEVRCEEPSWVPVTEMAARIARFGPEDVERAAQGVSEPLRAVVHRALRREPSERYQSGLELRDALREFLVVQGRTYGRPEAAREVLLAVKEAELLRESADVLEPDVFPETPPRRTEH; this is translated from the coding sequence ATGCTCGCCAGGCGCCGTTATGCCCAGGGCCCGGCGGGCTCCGTGATCATCAAGCGGTTGTCGCGGCCGGTCAGTGAGAAGCAGAAGCAGCGGCTGAAGGAAGAGGTCCAGTTGGCGTACCGGCTCAGCCATCCGGGCATCGCCAAGGTGTACCAGCTGGTGCTGCACGGGGGGCTGCCGTACGTGGTGATGGAGTACGTGGACGGCCGCTCCCTGGAGACGGTGCTGAGCGTGTCGGCCATGCGGCAGCGGCCCATGTCCGAGGCCTTCGTCTGCCATGTGGTGTCCGAGGTCGCGGACGCGCTCCACCATGCGCACACGCTGGAGGACGAGCTCGGGCGGCCCCTGGGCATCGTCCACCGGGACATCAACCCGGAGAACGTCCGGGTGGGAAGCAGCGGCGAGGTGAAGCTGGTGGACTTCGGCGTGGCGTATTCGCTGCTGCCTGGGCGGGAGGCCACCACGGCCTCCGTGCTGCGCGGGGACATCGCCTATGCATCCCCGGAGCGCATGCGCCTGGAGAAGGTGGATCACCGCTCGGATCTGTTCTCGCTGGGGCTGGTGATGCTGGAGCTGCTCACGGGCAGGCACCTGTATGACCTGGAGGACGTGGAGCAATCGGCGCGGGAAGCCGGCCCGGCTCCGGCCACGCTGGCCGAGGTGCGTTGCGAGGAGCCGAGCTGGGTACCGGTCACGGAGATGGCGGCACGCATCGCGCGTTTCGGTCCGGAGGACGTGGAGCGGGCGGCCCAGGGAGTGTCGGAGCCGCTGCGAGCCGTGGTGCACCGGGCGCTCCGGAGAGAGCCCTCCGAGCGCTACCAGTCCGGCCTGGAGCTGCGTGACGCGCTCCGGGAGTTCCTCGTGGTCCAGGGGCGCACGTATGGGCGGCCGGAGGCGGCGCGGGAGGTGCTCCTGGCCGTGAAGGAGGCGGAGTTGCTGCGCGAGTCCGCGGACGTGCTCGAACCGGATGTATTCCCGGAGACGCCGCCTCGGCGGACCGAACATTGA
- a CDS encoding glycoside hydrolase family 19 protein → MSSNRWALAAAGAAILGGLVYLATRRTSRFAVQLRSIMPRLSLVDAGRYAGELLAAMDEGGITTPARQAAFLAQLAHESGELRYMEELASGEAYEGRKDLGNTQTGDGRRYKGRGPIQLTGRSNYRAAGDALGLPLEQQPELAAQPDVGFRVAAWFWRSRELSALADAGNFREVTRRINGGYNGLDQREAYWSRARQVLGA, encoded by the coding sequence ATGTCAAGTAACCGCTGGGCGCTGGCCGCCGCCGGCGCCGCCATCCTCGGAGGCCTCGTGTACCTCGCCACCCGTCGCACCAGTCGCTTTGCTGTGCAGCTGCGCTCCATCATGCCGCGCCTCTCCCTCGTGGATGCGGGGCGGTACGCGGGCGAGCTGCTGGCGGCCATGGACGAGGGGGGCATCACCACGCCCGCGCGCCAGGCCGCGTTCCTCGCGCAGCTCGCGCACGAGTCCGGAGAGCTGCGGTACATGGAAGAGCTCGCCAGCGGAGAGGCCTACGAGGGCCGCAAGGACCTGGGCAACACGCAGACGGGCGACGGACGGCGGTACAAGGGCCGTGGTCCCATCCAACTCACCGGCCGCTCCAACTACCGCGCCGCCGGCGACGCGCTCGGCCTTCCGCTCGAGCAGCAGCCGGAGCTTGCAGCGCAACCCGATGTGGGCTTCCGCGTGGCCGCGTGGTTCTGGCGCTCGCGGGAGCTGAGCGCGCTGGCCGACGCCGGCAACTTCCGCGAGGTCACCCGCCGCATCAACGGCGGCTACAACGGCCTGGATCAGCGGGAGGCCTACTGGTCCCGCGCGCGCCAGGTACTCGGAGCCTGA
- a CDS encoding type IV secretion system DNA-binding domain-containing protein, translating to MSKVRPPNIIIGDQDVVLFVGKRGTGKSTRAKAAAAGCMARRQRVIAFDPFDEWSQLGRATKHVTLGPLPQRLESWQLLADPELLHRPGLAAAIVPASRDPQERGVFFSRLVEAIGDAAEEDSEFSLVVFADEVGNWGQYARKALSIMACESRHWGAPFCPVMQRAVQLEKTARTQASQINSGRQDDPEDLDALAEVAGATFADEVSRLAPREWRHWTDAVDAPRAQKVQKKR from the coding sequence ATGAGCAAGGTCCGCCCCCCCAACATCATCATCGGTGACCAGGACGTTGTCCTGTTCGTCGGGAAGCGCGGCACGGGAAAGAGCACTCGCGCGAAGGCCGCTGCGGCCGGCTGCATGGCGCGCCGGCAGCGCGTCATCGCGTTTGACCCCTTCGACGAGTGGAGCCAACTCGGACGCGCGACCAAGCACGTCACCCTCGGGCCGCTCCCTCAGCGGCTGGAGTCCTGGCAACTGCTCGCGGACCCGGAGCTGCTGCACCGCCCTGGGCTCGCTGCTGCCATCGTCCCCGCCAGCAGGGACCCACAGGAGCGCGGGGTGTTCTTCTCGCGCCTGGTCGAGGCCATCGGTGACGCCGCCGAGGAGGACTCGGAGTTTTCCCTGGTGGTGTTCGCGGACGAGGTGGGCAACTGGGGGCAGTACGCGCGCAAGGCCCTCTCCATCATGGCGTGCGAGTCGCGGCACTGGGGCGCGCCCTTCTGCCCCGTCATGCAGCGCGCCGTCCAGTTGGAGAAGACGGCGCGCACCCAGGCCAGCCAAATCAACAGCGGGCGCCAGGATGACCCGGAGGACCTGGACGCGCTGGCGGAGGTCGCTGGAGCCACGTTTGCGGACGAGGTGTCGCGCCTCGCACCGAGGGAATGGCGTCACTGGACGGACGCCGTCGACGCGCCACGAGCGCAGAAAGTGCAGAAGAAGAGATGA
- a CDS encoding helix-turn-helix domain-containing protein codes for MSCPQPRWVTIKEASTLAGCDEETVRRWCVEGRIHARKLAGSVWRIRIDKDNLPADPPEEEARAQ; via the coding sequence ATGTCGTGTCCGCAACCGCGCTGGGTGACAATCAAAGAGGCATCAACTCTCGCCGGCTGTGATGAGGAGACAGTCCGCCGTTGGTGCGTCGAGGGACGCATTCACGCGCGGAAGCTGGCTGGCTCCGTGTGGCGCATCCGCATCGACAAGGACAACCTGCCTGCGGACCCTCCGGAAGAAGAGGCGCGCGCGCAGTAG
- a CDS encoding S46 family peptidase — MKRLLILASLIGAAPALADEGMWTYNNFPAAKVKEKYGFEPSQAWLDKVRLSSAKFGGGCSASFVSPNGLVMTNHHCARGCIQQLSTAQKDLIANGFYAQTQAQELQCPALEVSQLVEITDVTAQFNTATKGLTGKQYADTLRAEMAKLEKACATSDDIRCNVVTLYQGGRYNLYKYNRFQDVRLVFAPEHASAAFGGDPDNFEFPRYDLDVTFVRVYGKDGKPAKIDNYFKWSAQGAKEGELTFIPGHPGRTSRGLTVAQLEYLRDVSLPKTLFRQSEFRGMTTEFQNRGPEQKRISSNQLLMVENSLKANKGKLEQLSDKNFFAQKVAAEQELRQKVNADPKLKAKYGAAWDEIARAQNAYRDIREEFEAMEGSGISGQLFAFARTLVRAAEELPKPDSERLRGFNDASLTALKTQLASKAPLYPELEIANLTFSLTKMREELGPDHPFVKKVLGKESPRALATRLVKGSKLADPKVREALFTGGKKAIDASTDAMIRLAALVDPDARAIRKKYEEEVEAVIRKNSELVAQARFDLYGTDLYPDATGTLRLSYGSVKGYMEDGKKVEPFTTMGATFDRHTGEDPFALPKSWLAAQKDLTASTPMNFVTTNDIIGGNSGSPIISKDAEIVGLVFDGNRQSLGGEYGYDETANRAIGVHSEALVESLKKIYKADRILEELRPGSTPTVKSAPGR; from the coding sequence ATGAAGCGTCTGCTCATCCTCGCCTCCCTCATCGGCGCCGCCCCCGCGCTCGCCGACGAAGGCATGTGGACGTACAACAACTTCCCCGCCGCCAAGGTCAAGGAGAAGTACGGCTTCGAGCCCTCCCAGGCGTGGCTCGACAAGGTGCGCCTGTCCTCGGCCAAGTTCGGCGGCGGCTGCTCGGCGAGCTTCGTCTCCCCGAACGGCCTGGTGATGACGAACCACCACTGTGCCCGTGGCTGCATCCAGCAGCTGTCCACCGCCCAGAAGGACCTCATCGCCAACGGCTTCTACGCCCAGACCCAGGCCCAGGAACTTCAGTGTCCGGCACTCGAGGTCAGCCAGCTCGTTGAGATCACCGACGTCACCGCCCAGTTCAACACCGCCACCAAGGGCCTCACCGGCAAGCAGTACGCCGACACCCTCCGGGCCGAGATGGCCAAGCTGGAAAAGGCCTGCGCCACCAGCGACGACATCCGCTGCAACGTGGTGACGCTCTACCAGGGCGGCCGGTACAACCTTTACAAGTACAACCGCTTCCAGGACGTGCGGCTCGTGTTCGCCCCCGAGCACGCCTCCGCCGCCTTCGGTGGCGATCCGGACAACTTCGAGTTCCCCCGGTATGACCTGGACGTGACCTTCGTGCGCGTCTACGGCAAGGACGGCAAGCCCGCGAAGATCGACAACTACTTCAAGTGGTCCGCCCAGGGCGCCAAGGAAGGCGAGCTCACCTTCATCCCTGGCCACCCGGGAAGGACCTCGCGTGGCCTGACCGTGGCCCAGCTCGAGTACCTGCGGGACGTCTCCCTGCCCAAGACGCTCTTCCGGCAGTCGGAGTTCCGCGGGATGACCACCGAGTTCCAGAACCGCGGCCCCGAGCAGAAGCGCATCTCCAGCAACCAGCTCCTCATGGTGGAGAACTCGCTCAAGGCCAACAAGGGCAAGCTCGAGCAGCTGTCCGACAAGAACTTCTTCGCCCAGAAGGTCGCCGCCGAGCAGGAGCTGCGCCAGAAGGTCAACGCGGATCCGAAGCTGAAGGCGAAGTATGGCGCCGCCTGGGACGAGATCGCCCGCGCCCAGAACGCCTACCGCGACATCCGCGAGGAGTTCGAGGCCATGGAGGGCTCCGGCATCAGCGGGCAGCTCTTCGCTTTCGCCCGGACCCTGGTGCGCGCCGCCGAGGAGCTCCCCAAGCCGGACTCGGAGCGCCTGCGCGGGTTCAACGACGCCAGCCTGACCGCCCTCAAGACCCAGCTGGCGAGCAAGGCGCCCCTCTATCCGGAGCTGGAGATCGCCAACCTGACGTTCTCCCTCACCAAGATGCGCGAGGAGCTCGGGCCGGATCACCCCTTCGTGAAGAAGGTGCTCGGCAAGGAGTCTCCGCGGGCGCTGGCCACCCGCCTGGTCAAGGGCTCCAAGCTGGCCGATCCCAAGGTCCGCGAGGCCCTCTTCACCGGCGGCAAGAAGGCCATCGACGCTTCCACGGATGCGATGATCCGGCTGGCGGCCCTGGTCGACCCGGATGCCCGCGCCATCCGCAAGAAGTACGAGGAGGAAGTCGAGGCCGTCATCCGCAAGAACAGCGAGCTGGTCGCCCAGGCCCGCTTCGACCTCTACGGCACCGACCTCTACCCGGACGCCACGGGCACCCTGCGTCTGTCCTACGGCTCGGTGAAGGGCTACATGGAGGACGGCAAGAAGGTGGAGCCCTTCACCACCATGGGCGCCACCTTCGACCGTCACACCGGTGAGGATCCGTTCGCCCTGCCCAAATCCTGGCTCGCCGCCCAGAAGGACCTGACGGCCAGCACCCCGATGAACTTCGTCACCACCAACGACATCATCGGCGGCAACTCGGGCTCGCCCATCATCAGCAAGGACGCGGAGATCGTCGGTCTCGTGTTCGACGGCAACAGGCAGTCGCTCGGTGGTGAGTACGGCTACGACGAGACCGCCAACCGCGCCATTGGCGTGCACAGCGAGGCCCTCGTCGAGTCGCTCAAGAAGATCTACAAGGCCGACCGCATCCTCGAGGAGCTGCGTCCCGGCTCCACCCCCACCGTGAAGTCCGCTCCGGGCCGGTAA
- the guaA gene encoding glutamine-hydrolyzing GMP synthase: MDIHAEKILILDFGSQYTQLIARRVRELGVYCEIHRPDLPAEDIRRFAPRGIILSGGPASVEAQGSPRCDPYVFDAGLPVLGICYGLQLISKLLGGRVDRSAHREYGAAEVEVLAARGPLAGFPLGERVKVWMSHGDRVDALPPDFESIGRSGNSPFAAAAHKSKPIYGLQFHPEVVHTPMGKEMLRAFLFTDCKVSGSWTMKGFIQEAEEAIRRQVGEHGRVICGLSGGVDSSVAALLLHRALGARLQCIFVDNGLLRQGERSQVEALFVDRFHVPLKTVDARARFLEKLAGVTDPEKKRKIIGREFIAVFEEAAREVQGAEFLAQGTLYPDVIESVSYKGPSVTIKSHHNVGGLPEKMNLKLVEPLRELFKDEVRALGRELGLPDEMVSRQPFPGPGLAIRVLGDITEERLELVRRADAIVQQEIRDAGLYKELWQAFAVLLPVQSVGVMGDERTYESTCVLRAVTSVDGMTADWARLPYPVLERISTRITNEVRGINRVVYDISSKPPATIEWE; the protein is encoded by the coding sequence GTGGACATTCACGCCGAGAAGATCCTGATCCTCGATTTCGGGAGCCAGTACACGCAACTCATCGCCCGCCGGGTGAGAGAGCTCGGCGTGTACTGCGAGATCCACCGTCCCGATCTGCCCGCGGAGGACATCCGCCGCTTCGCCCCTCGGGGCATCATCCTGTCGGGAGGGCCGGCCTCGGTGGAGGCGCAGGGCTCGCCGCGGTGTGATCCCTACGTCTTCGACGCGGGCCTGCCGGTGCTGGGCATCTGCTACGGACTCCAACTGATCTCCAAGCTGCTGGGCGGCCGGGTGGATCGGTCGGCGCATCGGGAGTACGGCGCCGCCGAGGTGGAGGTGCTGGCGGCCCGGGGCCCGCTCGCCGGTTTCCCCCTGGGAGAGCGGGTGAAGGTGTGGATGAGCCACGGAGATCGGGTGGACGCGCTGCCGCCGGACTTCGAGTCCATCGGCCGCAGCGGCAACTCGCCCTTCGCGGCGGCGGCCCACAAGAGCAAGCCCATCTACGGGCTGCAGTTCCACCCCGAGGTGGTGCACACCCCGATGGGCAAGGAGATGCTGCGCGCCTTCCTGTTCACCGACTGCAAGGTGAGCGGGAGCTGGACGATGAAGGGCTTCATCCAGGAGGCCGAGGAGGCCATCCGGCGCCAGGTGGGCGAGCACGGCCGCGTCATCTGCGGGCTGTCGGGTGGCGTGGACAGCTCGGTGGCGGCGCTGTTGCTGCACCGGGCGCTCGGCGCGCGGCTGCAGTGCATCTTCGTGGACAACGGCCTGCTGAGGCAGGGGGAGCGCTCGCAGGTGGAGGCGCTCTTCGTGGATCGCTTCCACGTGCCGCTGAAGACGGTGGATGCGCGGGCGCGCTTCCTGGAGAAGCTGGCCGGCGTCACGGATCCGGAGAAGAAGCGGAAGATCATCGGCCGCGAGTTCATCGCGGTGTTCGAGGAGGCCGCGCGCGAGGTGCAGGGCGCGGAGTTCCTGGCGCAGGGCACGCTGTACCCGGACGTGATCGAGTCCGTCTCGTACAAGGGCCCCTCGGTCACCATCAAGAGCCACCACAACGTGGGAGGGCTGCCGGAGAAGATGAACCTCAAGCTGGTGGAGCCGCTGCGCGAGCTCTTCAAGGACGAGGTCCGCGCGCTGGGCCGCGAGCTGGGGTTGCCGGACGAGATGGTGTCGCGGCAGCCGTTCCCGGGGCCGGGCCTGGCGATCCGGGTGCTGGGGGACATCACCGAGGAGCGGCTGGAGCTGGTGCGCCGCGCGGACGCGATCGTCCAGCAGGAGATCCGGGACGCGGGGCTGTACAAGGAGCTGTGGCAGGCCTTCGCGGTGCTGCTGCCGGTGCAGAGCGTGGGCGTGATGGGTGACGAGCGCACCTACGAGTCCACCTGCGTGCTGCGCGCGGTGACGAGCGTGGATGGCATGACGGCGGACTGGGCGCGGCTGCCGTACCCGGTGCTCGAGCGCATCTCCACGCGCATCACCAACGAGGTGCGCGGCATCAACCGCGTCGTCTACGACATCTCGTCCAAGCCGCCCGCCACCATCGAGTGGGAGTAG
- the guaB gene encoding IMP dehydrogenase, which yields MLTSEVRLALTFDDVLLQPAESAVLPKDANLTTRLTRNLRLNIPLLSAAMDTVTEARTAIAMAQEGGIGVIHKNMTPEQQSLEVMKVKKFESGMVVDPVTIDPQAPLSRALDLMRQHNISGIPVVQGRKLVGIVTSRDVRFETNVQQKVEAVMTRKLITGREGISQGEAQKLLHEHRIEKLLIVDEQFELKGLITIKDIEKHRTHPNAAKDAKGRLLCAAAVGTSADREARIDALIRAGVDVIIVDTAHGHSLNVIEAVRDTRKNFKGFELIAGNVATAAATRALIEAGVDAVKVGIGPGSICTTRVVAGVGVPQLTAIDDCAREADKHGVPIIADGGVKYSGDIVKALAAGASSVMIGSLFAGTEEAPGEVILYQGRSYKSYRGMGSMGAMKQGSKDRYFQSDVDAVKLVPEGIEGRVPYKGSLAMNIHQMLGGLRSGMGYVGCPTIEDLRTKAQFVRITAAGLKESHVHDVIITEEAPNYRVE from the coding sequence ATGCTGACCTCCGAAGTCCGGCTCGCGCTGACTTTCGATGACGTTCTCCTGCAACCCGCGGAGAGCGCCGTCCTGCCCAAGGACGCCAACCTCACGACCCGGTTGACCCGCAACCTGCGGCTCAACATCCCGCTGCTGTCCGCGGCGATGGACACCGTCACCGAGGCCCGTACCGCCATCGCCATGGCGCAGGAAGGTGGCATCGGTGTCATCCACAAGAACATGACCCCCGAGCAGCAGTCGCTCGAGGTCATGAAGGTGAAGAAGTTCGAGAGCGGGATGGTGGTGGATCCCGTCACGATCGATCCGCAGGCGCCGCTGTCGAGGGCGCTCGATCTGATGCGGCAGCACAACATCTCGGGCATCCCCGTGGTGCAGGGCCGCAAGCTGGTGGGCATCGTCACCAGCCGCGACGTGCGCTTCGAGACGAACGTGCAGCAGAAGGTGGAGGCGGTGATGACGCGCAAGCTCATCACCGGCCGCGAGGGCATCAGCCAGGGCGAGGCCCAGAAGCTCCTGCACGAGCACCGCATCGAGAAGCTGCTGATCGTCGACGAGCAGTTCGAGCTCAAGGGGCTCATCACGATCAAGGACATCGAGAAGCACCGCACGCACCCGAACGCGGCCAAGGACGCCAAGGGCCGGCTGCTGTGCGCCGCCGCGGTGGGCACCTCGGCGGACCGCGAGGCCCGCATCGACGCGCTGATCCGCGCTGGCGTGGACGTGATCATCGTGGACACGGCCCACGGCCACTCGCTCAACGTGATCGAGGCCGTGCGCGACACGCGCAAGAACTTCAAGGGCTTCGAGCTGATCGCCGGCAACGTGGCCACGGCGGCGGCGACCCGGGCGCTCATCGAGGCCGGTGTGGACGCGGTGAAGGTGGGCATCGGCCCCGGCTCCATCTGCACCACGCGCGTGGTGGCCGGCGTGGGCGTGCCCCAGCTGACGGCGATCGACGACTGCGCGCGCGAGGCGGACAAGCACGGCGTGCCCATCATCGCCGACGGTGGCGTGAAGTACTCCGGCGACATCGTGAAGGCACTGGCCGCCGGGGCCAGCTCGGTGATGATCGGCTCGCTCTTCGCGGGCACCGAGGAGGCGCCAGGCGAGGTCATCCTGTACCAGGGCCGCAGCTACAAGAGCTATCGCGGCATGGGCTCGATGGGCGCGATGAAGCAGGGCTCCAAGGACCGCTACTTCCAGTCGGACGTGGACGCGGTGAAGCTGGTGCCCGAGGGGATTGAAGGCCGCGTGCCCTACAAGGGCAGCCTGGCGATGAACATCCACCAGATGCTGGGTGGGCTGCGCAGCGGCATGGGCTACGTGGGCTGCCCGACCATCGAGGATCTGCGCACCAAGGCGCAGTTCGTGCGGATCACCGCGGCCGGGCTCAAGGAGAGCCACGTGCACGACGTGATCATCACCGAGGAGGCGCCCAACTACCGGGTGGAGTAG